A genomic region of Arvicola amphibius chromosome X, mArvAmp1.2, whole genome shotgun sequence contains the following coding sequences:
- the LOC119805574 gene encoding LOW QUALITY PROTEIN: N-acylneuraminate-9-phosphatase-like (The sequence of the model RefSeq protein was modified relative to this genomic sequence to represent the inferred CDS: deleted 1 base in 1 codon), with protein MGLSQVSAVFFDLDNTLINTAEASRRGMMEVIKLLQSKYHYREEAKVICDKVQVKLSKECFHPYSTCITDVRTEHWEEAIQETKGGANHRKLAEECYFLWKSTRLQHMTLAEDVKAMLAELHKEVRLLLLTNGDRQTQREKIEAACTCQSYFDAIVVGGEQKEEKPAPSIFYHCCDLLGVQPGDCMMVGDTLETDIQGGLSAGLRATVWINRNGRVPLTSSPMPHYMVSSVLQLPALLQSIDCKVSMSV; from the exons ATGGGGCTGAGTCAGGTGAGCGCGGTCTTCTTTGACCTGGACAACACGCTCATCAACACGGCCGAGGCGAGCCGGAGAGGCATGATGGAGGTGATAAAGCTCTTACAATCAAAATACCACTACAGAGAAGAGGCAAAAGTCATCTGCGATAAAGTTCAAGTTAAACTCAGCAAGGAATGCTTTCATCCTTACAGTACCTGCATTACAGACGTGAGGACTGAACACTGGGAAGAAGCCATCCAGGAGACCAAAGGTGGTGCTAACCATAGGAAATTGGCAGAAGAATGTTATTTCCTATGGAAATCTACGCGTTTACAGCATATGACCCTAGCAGAAGATGTCAAAGCCATGCTCGCTGAACTTCACAAAGAGGTTCGCCTACTCTTGTTAACAAATGGTGACAGACAGACCCAGAGGGAGAAGATCGAGGCT GCTTGCACCTGCCAGTCTTATTTTGATGCTATTGTTGTaggaggagagcagaaagaggagaaacCAGCACCTTCCATATTTTATCACTGCTGTGATCTCCTTGGAGTGCAGCCAGGGGACTGCATGATGGTTGGTGACACACTAGAAACCGATATACAAGGAGGCCTCAGTGCAGGACTGAGAGCCACAGTCTGGATAAACAGGAATGGAAGGGTGCCGCTGACATCATCCCCCATGCCTCACTACATGGTTTCCTCAGTGCTGCAATTACCTGCTCTCTTACAAAGCATAGATTGCAAAGTCAGCATGTCTGTGTAA